Proteins encoded together in one Triticum dicoccoides isolate Atlit2015 ecotype Zavitan chromosome 7B, WEW_v2.0, whole genome shotgun sequence window:
- the LOC119339687 gene encoding protein PHOSPHATE-INDUCED 1-like, with protein MAKRNLLLLALMALATNLAAASVATSTRKLMFLVQPQPNLLTYHNGAVLHGDIPVSVLWYGRFTAAQKAIVSDFLLSLSAAPRASPAPSVSQWWSSIHQLYLSKAAAVGKNGEHGADATKAARVVMSGQVSDEACSLGKSLKLSQLPALAAKARPAKGGIALVLTAQDVGVEGFCMSRCGRHGTVDAKSGTAYVWAGNPATQCAGQCAWPFHQPAYGPQAPPLAAPNGDVGMDGLIINVASMVAGAVTNPFGDGFYQGEREAPLEAATACPGVYGKGAYPGYAGQLLVDGATGASYNAHGAHGRKYLLPALFDPATSACSTLV; from the coding sequence ATGGCCAAGAgaaacctcctcctcctggcgctaaTGGCGCTCGCCACAAACTTGGCGGCCGCGTCGGTTGCCACGAGCACGAGGAAGCTCATGTTCCTGGTCCAGCCCCAGCCGAACCTCCTCACGTACCACAACGGCGCCGTGCTGCACGGCGATATCCCCGTCTCCGTCCTCTGGTACGGCCGCTTCACGGCTGCGCAGAAGGCCATCGTCTCCGacttcctcctctccctctccgCCGCGCCCCGCGCGTCCCCGGCGCCGTCCGTGTCCCAGTGGTGGAGCAGCATCCACCAGCTGTAcctctccaaggcggcggccgtcgGCAAGAACGGCGAGCACGGCGCCGACGCCACCAAGGCTGCGCGGGTGGTCATGTCCGGCCAGGTCTCCGACGAGGCGTGCTCGCTCGGGAAGAGCCTGAAGCTGTCCCAGCTCCCGGCGCTGGCGGCGAAGGCGAGGCCCGCGAAGGGCGGCATCGCGCTGGTGCTCACGGCGCAGGACGTGGGCGTGGAGGGCTTCTGCATGAGCCGGTGCGGCCGGCACGGGACCGTGGACGCCAAGTCCGGCACGGCCTACGTGTGGGCCGGCAACCCGGCGACGCAGTGCGCCGGGCAGTGCGCGTGGCCGTTCCACCAGCCGGCGTACGGGCCCCAGGCGCCGCCGCTGGCGGCCCCAAACGGCGACGTGGGCATGGACGGGCTCATCATCAACGTGGCGAGCATGGTGGCCGGCGCGGTGACCAACCCGTTCGGCGACGGGTTCTACCAGGGGGAGCGCGAGGCGCCGCTGGAGGCCGCGACGGCGTGCCCGGGGGTGTACGGCAAGGGCGCGTACCCCGGGTACGCCGGCCAGCTGCTGGTGGACGGGGCCACCGGAGCGAGCTACAACGCCCACGGCGCGCACGGGAGGAAGTACCTGCTCCCGGCGCTGTTCGACCCCGCCACCTCCGCCTGCTCCACGCTGGTGTAG